The Clostridioides sp. ES-S-0010-02 genome window below encodes:
- a CDS encoding ABC transporter substrate-binding protein — protein MKKKLSILLLASLIIISLVGCASNPPEKQTKEETKVVAKVTALKGPTGMGMVKMIGDEKDKKEKDYEFSIANSVDEITPKLVNKELDIAAIPANLSSVLYNNSNGEIETLAINTLGVLYIIENGNSINNVNDLKGKTIYSSGKGSTPEYALNYILKENGIDPTKDVNIEYKSEHTECLAALLNDKNGIALLPQPFVTTALTKSDNLRVALDLTKEWDTLNKEKNTESALVTGVVVARKEFVDKYPEKVKSFLEEYKKSVDFTNNNIEEASKLIEENEIVPAQIAKKAIPKCNITFIEGNTMKDKLSGYLQVLYDANPKSIGGKMPGEDFYYTQEN, from the coding sequence ATGAAAAAGAAATTATCAATATTATTACTGGCATCATTAATAATAATTTCATTGGTAGGTTGTGCATCAAACCCACCAGAAAAACAAACAAAAGAAGAAACTAAAGTAGTTGCAAAGGTGACAGCACTAAAAGGTCCTACAGGAATGGGAATGGTTAAGATGATTGGCGATGAAAAGGATAAAAAAGAAAAAGATTATGAATTTTCAATAGCAAATTCTGTTGACGAAATTACACCTAAGCTTGTGAATAAAGAACTAGATATTGCTGCTATTCCCGCAAATCTATCATCTGTTTTATATAATAATAGCAATGGTGAAATAGAAACACTAGCCATTAATACTTTAGGAGTTTTATACATAATTGAGAATGGAAATTCTATAAACAATGTAAATGATTTAAAAGGCAAAACTATTTATTCTAGTGGTAAAGGCTCTACTCCTGAATATGCTTTGAATTACATATTGAAAGAAAATGGAATTGACCCAACTAAAGATGTCAACATAGAATACAAATCAGAACATACAGAATGTTTGGCGGCATTATTAAACGATAAAAATGGAATAGCACTACTTCCCCAACCTTTTGTAACAACAGCATTGACTAAGAGTGATAACTTAAGAGTAGCTTTGGATTTGACAAAAGAATGGGATACTTTAAATAAAGAGAAAAATACTGAAAGTGCTTTAGTAACAGGAGTTGTTGTTGCACGAAAAGAGTTTGTTGATAAATATCCAGAAAAGGTTAAAAGTTTCTTAGAAGAATATAAGAAATCAGTTGATTTTACAAACAATAATATAGAAGAAGCTTCAAAACTTATTGAGGAAAATGAAATAGTTCCAGCACAGATAGCAAAAAAAGCAATTCCAAAGTGTAATATAACATTTATAGAAGGTAATACAATGAAAGATAAATTAAGTGGATACTTACAAGTACTTTATGATGCTAATCCAAAGTCAATAGGAGGAAAGATGCCAGGTGAAGATTTCTACTATACACAAGAAAATTAG
- a CDS encoding Crp/Fnr family transcriptional regulator: MNEKEVLINSKLFSERYIVEDKIKAKSYKKGQFISDFFDKEYYVGVVKAGQVSIYCISSDGTEVNMSILKEGDVFGISNIFDEESLDTVLKCKSDVYVVFYPKKCFIDMMKLDISIALEYSRYCNRKIQFLLRKIEFLNIQSSKKKVIEYLLEKTSKNDTILLECSKEELSKRISVSRASLYRELQSLQNENCLEFGKKCIKILNKEKLTQILYEI, translated from the coding sequence TTGAATGAGAAGGAAGTACTAATAAATAGTAAGTTATTTTCTGAAAGATACATTGTAGAAGATAAGATAAAAGCAAAGAGTTATAAAAAAGGTCAATTTATAAGTGATTTTTTTGATAAAGAATATTATGTAGGTGTAGTTAAAGCAGGACAAGTATCCATCTATTGTATATCGAGTGATGGAACTGAAGTTAACATGTCTATTCTAAAGGAAGGAGATGTTTTTGGAATTTCTAATATATTTGATGAAGAATCCTTAGATACTGTACTAAAATGCAAAAGTGATGTTTATGTAGTTTTTTATCCAAAAAAATGCTTTATAGATATGATGAAGTTGGACATTTCTATAGCTTTAGAGTATTCAAGATATTGTAATAGAAAAATACAATTTTTACTGAGAAAGATAGAGTTTTTAAATATACAGTCTAGTAAAAAGAAAGTTATTGAATATTTACTAGAAAAAACTAGTAAAAATGACACTATCCTATTAGAATGTTCTAAGGAGGAGTTAAGTAAAAGGATTAGTGTAAGTCGAGCATCTTTATATAGGGAATTACAATCATTACAAAATGAAAATTGTTTAGAGTTTGGTAAAAAGTGTATAAAAATATTGAATAAAGAAAAGTTAACACAAATTCTATATGAAATATAA
- a CDS encoding ABC transporter permease subunit gives MIIGQEILLVSPFSSLKRLFELSMKFEFWQSILFSFLKITTGFILAFIIGIISAIIASNKKNFRILIEPLILTIQSIPVASFIILSLIWISSKNLSIFISFLMVLPVVYRNILDGINSISRELNDMAKVFKVSKIKKIRYIYLSEVAPYLRAACSVSLGLCWKSGIAAEIIGMPANSIGENLYKAKVYLNTPDLFAWTIVIIIISICFQKGFLSLIDYLLKRLEIN, from the coding sequence ATGATAATTGGTCAGGAGATACTTTTAGTATCTCCTTTTTCATCTTTGAAAAGGTTATTCGAATTATCTATGAAGTTTGAGTTTTGGCAATCTATACTCTTTTCTTTTCTGAAAATAACAACAGGATTTATATTAGCCTTTATCATTGGAATAATATCTGCCATAATAGCATCTAATAAAAAAAATTTTAGGATACTTATTGAACCCTTAATACTTACAATACAATCTATACCAGTAGCTTCGTTCATAATATTATCTCTAATATGGATATCTTCAAAGAACCTGTCTATTTTTATATCCTTCTTGATGGTATTGCCAGTGGTATATAGAAATATCCTAGATGGAATAAATAGTATATCTAGAGAGTTAAATGATATGGCAAAAGTATTTAAAGTCAGTAAGATAAAAAAAATAAGGTACATATATTTGTCTGAGGTAGCACCATATCTAAGAGCAGCATGTAGTGTTTCTTTAGGTCTATGTTGGAAATCTGGAATAGCAGCAGAGATAATAGGAATGCCTGCTAATTCTATAGGTGAAAACTTATACAAAGCTAAAGTATACTTAAATACACCAGATTTATTTGCATGGACTATAGTTATCATTATAATAAGTATTTGCTTTCAAAAGGGATTTTTATCATTAATAGACTATTTATTAAAAAGATTGGAGATAAACTAA
- a CDS encoding ABC transporter ATP-binding protein — MDIVIENLSKKYNDKVVLDNFNNVFKDNAISFITGTSGIGKTTLIRILMGLEKADSGKIVGISNKKISAVFQDDSLCENLSVSLNIKLVCENLGNSEIESALDVLDLNGCMNKRVRELSGGMKRRVAILRALLYDFDLLIMDEPFKGLDTETKYKVMDFVIRKMENKSAIIITHDMDDIKYFRNHEKLIIDFKMPSIY, encoded by the coding sequence ATGGATATAGTAATTGAGAATCTAAGTAAAAAATATAATGATAAGGTTGTTTTAGATAATTTTAATAATGTATTTAAAGATAATGCTATCTCATTTATAACAGGAACCTCTGGTATTGGTAAGACAACATTGATAAGAATATTAATGGGTTTGGAGAAAGCAGATAGCGGAAAAATTGTAGGTATTAGTAATAAAAAGATTAGTGCAGTATTCCAAGATGATAGTTTGTGTGAAAATCTAAGTGTGTCATTGAATATAAAGTTGGTATGTGAAAATCTGGGTAATTCAGAAATTGAAAGTGCCTTAGATGTATTAGACTTAAATGGTTGTATGAATAAAAGAGTAAGGGAATTAAGTGGTGGTATGAAAAGAAGGGTTGCAATATTAAGAGCTTTATTATATGATTTTGACTTGCTTATAATGGATGAGCCATTTAAAGGGCTAGATACAGAAACTAAGTATAAGGTTATGGATTTTGTAATAAGAAAGATGGAAAACAAGAGTGCTATAATAATTACTCATGATATGGATGATATAAAATACTTTAGAAATCATGAAAAGTTAATAATTGATTTTAAAATGCCTTCAATATATTGA